The genomic interval CAAGAGACTGCTCACGTTTGCATATCTTGCTTCTGTGCTGCATGATTGTTATACAACCCTGTTTGCTTTTGATAAAAGAAAATTGTGGTCAATATTGTTAATTAGGTATTCTTTGCTTATGCCAATCTAAATTCTGTAGCACCTTCACAAAATTTTCACATAGCCAACTGTGAGTGCTTCACTCCTTATGTTTAATTTCTCTGTCTTATGGACAAGCTCACCTCATAGCTGTTGTTTACAGCCTCATGTTGTGCTTGCATGCAGTATTCCCTGGGTGACTGATGAAAGGTtacatttctgtattaaaataagGAATGATGTAGACAGAACAAAAGGGCTGGAGCTCAGGCTGCTGCATGTGTGATGTTGAGAAAGAGACAAGAGGTTCTCTCATAGCAGGTGGCAGCAAGAGGTAGGAAGGGAGAGAGCTGAACAAGAGGGGAAGAAGTGATATGCAGATTATGACTAGACTGCTGAACGATTTGgactaattttattttctctttacagtATGCACTGGTGGATATACAGTACAGTCTAGCAAACCTTGCTCACAAGTTATATTTTCCAGTGTGTGAATGAATGTTCCTGTATTTAGTTTGATTTGTCCCCAGATCCACATGTCCACGTGTCCACTTGTCTGTTATTAAAAACATGCAAGAAAACTCCCAGATGAACATTACTGTGTAGACAGTGAGGGCTGAAAGGGAAGGTCAAGGTCTTAACCAACATAAAACACATCTTAATGTGATCTATAATCGGTATGCTGAAATTGATTACTGTTATGTATTTGGCTTCCCTTATCTACCAGGGCAACATCTCTCCAAATACCAAGCCTGTCAAGGTTTAAAAAATGCTTGATTATTGATCAGAACATCTACAGAGGGAAGAAACTAAGTTATCCTCATTCAAATTTTATCTAACTAGAAACTTTCGGAAAATAGGTCAGCGTTCTGGCAGTTGTTTCTTGCTTTAGGTATTTATCCTTTCAAGTCAAGATTAATAAAATGTCAACAGTTACTCAAAAGTAGTCACTTTCTAAGAGCTGAGATTCTGCAAGAAATGTGAGATGTCAGAGtttgctttttgcatttgtCCTTTGCAGTAGAAAAgacctgtttttttcccagttgcTCAGTAGGCTTTCAAACCATCATGAGATGAAAGTTGTAAAAGGCAAACAATGTAAAAATTATGTTGTTTCTCATAAGTATTGTGAATTAATGCTTAAACAGTACCTTTATTCCTTTCCAGCTGCATTTACAATGATTGGCACTTCTACGCATTTGTCTGACCAGTGCTCGCAGTTTGCTATACCATCCTTCTGCCactttgtgtttcctttgtgCGACGAGCGCTCCCGGACCCCAAAACCACGGGAATTGTGCCGGGATGAGTGTGAAGTTCTAGAAAATGATCTGTGTAGACAGGAGTACAACATTGCTAGATCAAACCCCCTCATCTTGATGCAGCTGCAGTTGCCTAAGTGTGAGGATCTCCCACGACCTGACACCTTGGAAGCTGCCAACTGCATAAGAATTGGGATCCCCGTGGAGAGACTCAGCCGATGTAAGCCAGTGTGCTACCTATTTTGTATAGTGTTGATACTGACCGCAATCTTGCACTATTTTAAGGTACTGTTAAGGTGGTGACGAGGCTTAAAGGATGGTGCTTTGCACTGGAAGGGGTTATATCAACTACGGTTGGCTATGAAACTCCATATTCACACAACAGGTTTTAATCAGCTATGCTAAGGAAAGCAGTGCATTGCAGCTTTCCTTTCCCACGAGCTGTCCCTCACTGCCAACTTAGTTCTTAACTTTCTGTGTAAGTCCTCCCATACTGCTATTTTTGAGCTCTGTTTACATGTCAATAAAACTTAAGTAGGCTGTAGAAGCTTAATTGGAAAAGTCTGTTAAGAAATTAAACTTTTACTGTTCATTGTGTATGAGAAGAAATCCATAAGAGTGCTAATTCTTTAAATCAAGCTTGTAGTGAAGCTGTCTTTCTTCAGCCATGCAGGATGGTGGAAAATGTTAATCTCACTTCATTTGATCTGTATTTGCATCCAGGAGTAGAAGGGTTGTTTGATTACCAGCTGTTACGTGATCACAGTTTTTCTGCCTACTCCATTTCCTAGCAATTAATCACAATCCTCCTAAAATGTTAAACAGGGAAGCTCCTTGAGACTAAAGATGCATAAAGAGCTAAGTACCATTATTCTGAATACCCATTATCTGAACCGAGATTTATGTGCAGGGGTAATGGCATAGAAGTAGCCATGTTTGCTGTATTCTTGGGAGGCAGTTGCCTGATGTAGCTGAGAAGGAGTATTAACTCAGAAATTGATGGGAAAACCAAATCAAGCAAAAGAAATGGGAATAAAAACGATATTAGAAATCCAGTAAAGGTTTGAAAGCACGGATGTCTCTGACTCTTGGAGTCAGTGCTGCTCCCTCTGGTGGAACAGCTGCAGTGTATATACCCTTGATTTATAGATAATGGGAAAAAGAAGCTTTGTAAGAGTTGGATTCCTgagggctggggaaggagaCTCAGAAAAATGATGAAGGCAGTATTTCAAGCATGCAGAAAAAGGTATGTTTCAGTTCAGGTGCCAAATATGAGGGATGAGTACTCAGAAGGTAGGAAAAGAGGATAGCAGCATAAGAGAGAGAATAAAGATACTTCAGCagataagaaatagaaaaaaacttatgtcctttttttttctaaaggaaaaaaggaaagaaaaactggcaaggcaacagaaaatgcagcataTTTCTTCTGGAAGTCATCAGTGCAAGAAAATCaggaaattatgaaaaataaaagtagtaaataaaaaatttgcACTGTTGGCATCAGAAGACTTTTCCTGAATTTAAACTCATATCTCTAATTCAGTTCAATGCATCTTGTTCTGTATCTAATGTCTACTTGGTACCAATTCACATACAGAAGTACCAAATACTGATGTGTGTAGCCATAGCTTTATAGGCTGAAGAGCAGAATTCAAACATAACTGGTTGTGAAGCAGAACAGAGGGCCAAGGAattgaaacttaaaaaaaaaaacaacaacatagtTTTGATTTAAATCTTGAAGGACctatatttaaatacttaaaaatacttaaattactttaaaaaaaaaaaaaacatacatgaTCTACACATTGCAGCTGTTACGGATTTTCTGACActaattattttgttatttgtaaCCTTTCGCCAAACCCTTTTTAACAGATCATCAGTGCTACAACGGTTCTGGAGCAGATTATAGAGGAACAGTCAGCGTCACCAAATCTGGCCATATCTGTCAGCACTGGGACTCCCAGAGTCCCCACAATCACGACCTAACAAGCACACAGTTTCCAGAGCTAGGTGGAGGACATGCGTATTGCCGGAATCCTGGGGGTCAGATGGATGGGCCTTGGTGTtttacaaagaataaaaacGTACGCATGGAACTGTGTGACATACCTTCTTGTAGTATGtattctcattcttttttccaCTATTACTTTCCTGAATCCTGTGTAATTTTGAATTGTCCATATTTTACATGTGCTATCCACTTAATAAGTTAATCTCTCAAATGTTTCATTGTTGGTTTGTGTGGTAcacatttaatgttttcttgctAGATGATGAACATCACCTATATAAGTTTGCCTTGCTCATGTTGCTCAATTGTATTAGCTTTTTCTCTGTATGACATCTTGCAGTCAACAAGGATTTTAAGATCCTGTAGAGGGAGATATAACACTGCTTGTTTCAATGAAGCTGTGTGAAGCGCAGAAGCAGAGATGTCATAAAACAGATGATTTTATCAGAAGTGTCCTACACTATCTACACAACTGAtggcaaaaatgaaaagcagccTCTCACAGCTCAATACAGTCCTGATTACTTCCTTTTGTTGGTGCAGACTTCATTCTAAATCTGCTACAGTGGTAACAATGTTTAGATGTGGCAAAGCAATTTAATACTGTGCTTCTTTAGGAAGAAAATCGTGTCTACTGTGGAAACAAATGAACCATGAAAGccataaaactgtttttgttaCAGATTGCCTgtatcacagagtcatagaatgacttgggttggaagggatcataaagcccagttccaaccccctgctatgggcaagGCTGCCACTCaccaaatcaggctgcccagggccccatccaacctggtctggaacacctccagggatgggccatccacagcatctctgggcagttGTGCCGGTGTCTCACTGCcatttgaagaaataatttcttctgaacgtctaatttaaatctcccctcttttagtttaaaactttCCCCTTGTGCTCTGTCACTATCAGGCCGTGCAGGAAGTCAGTCCTCTTTCTGCTTATAAACTGCCCTACTCTTCTGCAGGCTAAACAAAACCAActcctcaacctttcctcacaggagaggtgcccCAGCACTCTGATTGCCTTGTTGCCCccttctggacctgctccaacagctgtACATCTTTCTTTATGTGTTGGGGCCCCAGGCCTGagtgcagtactccagatgggtcTTAACAAGGGCAAAGACAGTTCCAGTGAATTTTTCTGAACTATTCTGCCCTGCAGTCtccaaatacaaaacaaaacaaaccaaaacaaacaaacaaacaaaaaaaccaacaacaaaaaactatttTAGAAAGGTTCCAGTGTAGTCTTATTAAATGTATTGATAGCTGTTTAATTGCTGAAAAGTGACAAGATGCACTTTTGTTCTCTTAAGTACAGAAAAAACAATACCTTTGCCAGTGAGAGTTGACATTTACTTTATTCTGGGCAGTAGCAGTACTAGTGAAGGTAGAAAGTGTATAAAATGCTGTTCAAATGTCTGGAATGAAGTGAGAAGGCCAGACTTGCCCTTGTTTATCATGTTGAAGTTACTGCATAATGAACCGTGATGGAGACTACTTCTTTTTATTCCCAGAACACGatactgttctgttttctgcagtttccaGAACTGTAAACCTAAAAATCAAATTGAAATAAACCAATATACTGGTGCAGCAGAAACTGTGTAAAACCACAAATTTATTCTGCTTCATTCTGCTATTCTGAACCaattattagaaatatttattgaaaaacaATCGAGAAAGGATGGGTAACatgacttctgttttcagattttaaatgtCTACTTTTCATAAAAAATGTTGCATTAACAGTCATTgtagttctttttttgtgttgttgaaTGCATAAAAATACTTATTGTAAACAAAGAACATTTCTGTGCCAACAGGTCCACGTGACAACAGCAAAATGGGAATCCTGTACATCTTGGTTCCCAGCATAGCAATTCCTTTGGTCATTgcctgccttttctttctggtcTGTATGtgcagaaacaagcagaaagcaTCTGCCACAACACCACAGCGTCGCCAACTGATGGCATCTCCCAGCCAGGACATGGAAATGCCACTCATTAATCAACACAAACAGGTGTTTTTCCCAGAATTTGCTTAGGATGCATGTTTCTAATGTTATGATTTGCCCTGTctcatattttcagtatttgaacTGAGCCATGTTGcaagaaatctgctttttatAATGTGCTGGTCATTTTCTTTAGTGAAAACCAGGTTTTGCCACTTACTTAACTACGTCTAGAAACCCTGGCCTCTGGCAGcagctttcagaacaaaatatttcatgacATCTGCGCTTACCTGTCAGTCCCCATTCTGTCTCTTGTCTTAGTgactgaaaatgttatttctgatCCAGCCTTCAGCctgcagttcatttttttctcttgataaCAATGTAACTGATTTGCTTGTTTCTAGCAGGATGCATGATGTTGTTTTGTCTCTAGTCTGTTGGCTCAGTCCACTCATATTATCAGCAAACTAAGTAGTAAGCTGAGCTGAGATGCAACGTATTTCTGAGGCTGTTATCACAAGGATGgtgaaaagaaaatggctttgaGCTGCTGTCTGAAGATCTCATTTTCATACAACTTTCTGGGGCAGATAAATGTTAAAATCATGTTTATATCTAATCCCGAATTTTTAATCATAGCACTTACAAGGCACAAGTTCTAATAAACAGTGCTCAGTTTGGAACAGTTTGCAACACCTGTTCACAAAGCTTCTTAATATTTGCAGGATATTATTGCTTGTAACAAATGTCATTGATTATGTTTGGTGAGGAAGTTTCATGGCTGAGCCTGTACTGTGCTGGAAACTTTATGGTCCAGTTTACAGCCTGTCAGCCACTAAAATCAGAGCTTGTTCCCAGATTACCTGATAGAGTATTTTCAGCCTGTCTTACCCTCTCCTGCTGCATTACCCTCGATgtgaagctgtgctgtctgtgtcTGACTTGTCCAGGGACTGCTCCAGCTGAGCTCATTGGGATGTATTCATCAGATCACCATCAGTCTCCCCTGCTTTCCctgctggagggaaggaggatTTCTCTCTAAAGACTTTGCCACCTTTACCTTCCTGTATCAGAAGACACccccttcttccttctgcagcttttcctccATTCTCCTCACCAGAGCTAATTCAAAGTTTCTCAGCAGGAAACTGCTACCCATTGACAGGGACTGCTCCTGTCATGCAGTAGTGGAGAAAGGACAGATTGGACACTGGGAAACTGAGAGAGGGTTCACACCTCCCTCTACTGGAAATAATGTTTCAGTTCATCCTATAGCCTGCCAACCTTTTTAGCTTTTCTGACACATCTTTAATGGACGCCTCTGGGCAGAACTGCAGGGCAACTATAATACTTAATAATATCATTGTTACCCTGATTTACTCTGAACTGATGATTCATTTAACTTGCAGGTAACTCCTTTGTGAAAGTAATGATGCTCGTATTTTACACCATAGTTTAATTTACACTTACTAGAATAACTTAAGATTGACTGTAAAATCCATACACTGATGTggatatgcaaaaaaaaagttatccaAAAGTTATCCAATTTTTATCCAGCTTATCTTCCAGTTTGAACACTTAACCACTGTTGCTTTTCACTGGTAGattctgctgttcagaaagcactgtgattttttgctgattgttttctttgcttcGTTTCAGGCTAAACTTAAAGAAATCAACCTGTCTACTGTGCGGTTTATGGAGGAACTGGGAGAGGAGAGATTTGGCAAAGTCTACAAAGGGCACCTTTTTGGTACGGCACCAGGTGAACAGACACAAGCTGTTGCTATCAAGACGctgaaagacaaagcagaattGTCTCTTCGGGAAGAATTTAAACATGAGGCAATGATGAGGTCACGATTACAGCATCCAAACATTGTTTGTTTGCTGGGAATAGTGACAAAGGAACAACCCATCAGCATGATTTTCAGTTATTGTTCCCACAGTGATCTCCATGAGTTTTTGGTGATGAGATCTCCTCATTCAGATGTTGGCAGCACTGATGATGACAAGACAGTAAAATCCACTCTGGAACCAGCAGACTTCTTCCATATTGTGACTCAGATAGCTGCAGGGATGGAATACCTTTCAAGCCACCATGTTGTTCACAAGGACTTGGCCACAAGAAATATATTGGTGTTTGATAAACTGAATGTAAAAATATCTGATTTAGGCCTTTTCAGGGAAGTTTATGCTGCTGATTACTACAAACTGATGGGAAATTCTCTTCTTCCTATCCGTTGGATGTCCCCTGAGGCTATTATGTATGGCAAGTTTTCTATTGATTCAGATATTTGGTCATACGGAGTTGTGTTGTGGGAAGTTTTCAGCTATGGCCTGCAGCCTTACTGTGGTTATTCTAACCAGGATGTCATTGAAATGATCAGAAACCGACAGGTTTTGCCGTGTCCCGATGACTGCCCCACATGGATATACACTTTGATGTTGGAGTGCTGGAATGAATTTCCCAACAGAAGACCAAGATTTAAAGATATACACAACAGACTAAGAACATGGGGAAACCTTTCCAATTATAACAGCTCAGCACAAACTTCTGGAGCAAGCAATACCACACAAACAAGTTCCCTTAGCACAAGCCCTGTTAGTAATGTCAGCAATGCTAGGTACATAGGACCAAAGCAGAAAACTCCAGCATTTCCTCAACCTCAGTTCATACAAATGAAAGGGCAGATGAGACCAATGGTTCCACCTCCTCAACTCTATATTCCAGTCAATGGTTACCAGCCAATGCCTGCCTATGGGGCTTACTTGCcaaatttttattctgttcaaaTTCCAATGCAAATGGCTCCTCAGCAAATGCCTCCCCAGATCATTCCCAAACCAGGCTCCCACCATAGTGGAAGTGGATCCACCAGCACAGGCTATGTAACAACAGCTCCTTCCAATGCATCGGTGGCTGACAGAGCTGCTCTACTCTCAGAGGGCACAGATGACACAAACAATGGAACAGAAGACATTGCCCAGAATCCTgtccaggaggaggaggaagaggagggatcTGTGCCAGAAACAGAATTGCTGGGTGATAATGACACACTTCAGATGGATGAAGCAGAAATTCAGTCAGAAGCTTAAGAAATTTGGCCTTATTACTAAGAATTTTGCATCACTTCTGTGATTGGCGACAGTAGATACTTAAACTTAACAACAGAGATTTTgatatgatgaaaaaaaagcacaaccaaaaatatatataccaATATTAATTGCAGCAATAATGACATACTGAATTTATTGACCATTATCACTGTCAGCATTTTGCAAACTTGGTGGTACAGAATTGCTGGCTTTCATCTTTTTTACAGTACTACAGTTCTTGAAGGAAACTGCTTTTCAGTAATGTACTGTTGCTGTGCAACATATTGCAGAGTAACATTGCACATCATGATATGTGAGTGTAGTGTTAGTGAATTATGCTTAAATCATTAACACAAATAAGGAATCCAACTACAGTTGCTCTCAGCATAAGGAAGTGCCCTGGTTGTGATGGACAGCTTAGTTTATAGTATTTATCTTTTGATATAATGGACACAAGattgttgtttgcttttcaaatctggaaaaaacaaaacaaaacaaaacaaaaaacaaacaaaacaaaaaacaagaaacaagttGAGAGCATGGATCCATAGTTGTATTAAAGTAACCAGAAAAGTAGAGAAACAATGTAAAATAGGCTGTGCTGAGTGAGACTGTGGGTGTGCCTAGCCCAATAGCATGTCTCCAAAGAAAGTAGTTTCTGCCTGGGGAAGAGTACAAGGACAATCGTACCATTTCCCCAAAGTGTTTTCACAAGCACCAGCAACTTGTGGCTTAGGAAATTCCCAAGCCAGAGGTggaattttgttgttgttgttgtttaataaCTTTTGATGGAATTTTCTTCCATGAGTTTATACAAGTAACTTTGAACCCACATAAACTTagagcatccacaacatccTGTGGAATAACATGAGAGAAGAGAGGATGTCTTTCTTTCATCATTCCCTATGAATGACTGTGACAGAAGCTTCCAAATGAGATCATCTGATTGCATTTGTGGATGGAAGTGTTCCTTCtctgctgtgtattttcagcagcaagcagccttAATACACTGTTAACCAAAAATGGGGATATTGTAGGTGTGCACTAACTTAACAGTCCAACTTTAATTGCATATTTGTTGTCAAGTATAGGAAAAGGCTCCACATACATGTTCCTACATTGTAAAAATGTTGGGTTTTGTGGGGGGTTATAAACTCACTTGATCTACTGCAATTACTGCTGGATTGCAtgtgaaaacatgttttttgttCCTGCCGGTTTAGTGAAAACAATTCTTTGAACTTTAGAAGACCAAAATAAGCAAAGTTGTACAGAGTGCtggttttgtcttctgtttgcaGGATGGATCATGTACAGAcctttaaatgtaatttatgttttactacatttttttactacacttttttttctttgaaatacttggattttttgaacaAATGATTTTATAGCTTAACCATTTACAATAGTCATATGTGGTGCAGTTTTATCATATTGCTGGTTCATTTTGTTAAATGTGCAGACAGGTCCATACATTTCACTACTCTTTCTGTATTACAAGCAATACACACTTGTAGAATTGTAGCCAATACACACTATAGCTATAAATTGTACATCCAGCACATGGAATTTCCAATAAAGTAATGCAAAAAGTATGATAAAGTATGTTATGTTTATAGTTCCCACAGccattgttttgttgtttcagtACTTGTGGAAATTGAAAAGGCCACAGTTGCTTAGATTACAGGTTTCATGCCCCCCAAActatgtttgttttgtgtgtactttgtttcctttttttttcccttttttttttttttttttttaattacatggGGATACATTTTAAGTGGTGTATCATTTTGATCTACACATTGTGTTCTTGATATGGCAGCATTACTTGTTTCCAGCATTTCACCTGGATTTGGAAATGCACTGGTaggaataaaatatgaaaactttATTGCTTGTGTTAATATAATGCAGCTTTGGGTGctattaataaataaagaataaataaattttaaaaaaggaaatttctttaagttttttttgtttctctaggATTCATGTTCTCGTATTCAAATACCTCATTAATCAAGTatatttgcttccttttctaaCTTAATGCCTGAAAAAATGAAGGTTGGTGGTTCAGTTACAATACAAATGCATAAATGAGGGAAGCGATAATGTAAATGATCTAGTGCTAGTCTGTGGAAGATTCTGTACAACAGTGTATAAAGTTCATCCCACTTCTGGTAGTCAAAAATCAATAAGACTTTAGGTGCAGTTTGGAAACTCCTGATTCTCCTCCTTGAGCCTTATAAATTCAAGCCTATAAaacttaaacagaaaaataagcctGATGTCTACCATGActttcctgtccctgctgtgaGAGAATCAGTCTTAGAGTGATTATAGAAGAGCAGTATGTCATTCTTTAGTCCAGCCTTGATGGTACACTGTATACTTGATGGTACACACTAGCATAGGACAAAGAGGTTTTCTTCCACCTGTTGGTGTTgatggacataaggaagaactatttctctcagagagtggtcaggcactggaatggctgcccagggaggtggtggagtccctggcagtgttcaagaggcatctggacgACGTGCTGCATGATGTaatttagtgcttgtggtggcaatggtgatgaggagacggttggactagatgatcttgtaggtcgtttccaaccttgtgattctatgattctatgattctatggaattCCCTGAGCTGCCATGATCGGAGATATAACAACATGCAAACACCTTACCTATGGCTAAGATGAGCACATCTAAATAGACACTTAATGCAACCAGCATGTTAATGGCTTAACATGTTGTCTGTAAGTTATATGTATTGACAGCAACTTGCTGCTCTGCAACTCCCTGAGTGATCTGTGATATCTGCTGCAAAGTCCCAGGCAAATTTTGTACCTGCTATTCTTCAAGATTTGGAAGCAAAGctaacaaaaagcagaaaaggggTGACTGACGATGTGTCAGTAAGTAGATAGAACAAGGTGAAGTAGGGAGGAAAGCTTGTGGCTGGGACCCAGCAAAACTGATCAGCATGCAAAGATATTTCTTGATGCCATGGCTAGCGAAATTGTCATTTGCCCTCTTGCTAGAGCAGTTTTTGTAGGCAACAAATGTATGGCTATATAACTAGGAGAGAGCAAGTTAGTTTTGAAACTGCACTTCACTGATCTACTTCAGTCAGTATGATCTTTCTAAGAAGACAAGGAGGAAGACCTTAGGAAAAACATGGAACATCACTACTGTGCATTTTAGCCCACTGCTGATGCAGGAAGTTGTAGCTGACAGATACTACCTCCTTCCCACCTCCGAAGATATGTGACGCTGGACTGGGTGCATGCCTCTGCCATTCCTGCAAATGGTCTTCTCTCAAGT from Lagopus muta isolate bLagMut1 chromosome Z, bLagMut1 primary, whole genome shotgun sequence carries:
- the ROR2 gene encoding tyrosine-protein kinase transmembrane receptor ROR2 gives rise to the protein MVPAAALRLLALLAAAVLLRLRAAGEMEIPDSNDPLSHVDGLERPIPTPKGYFLTFLEPVNNITIVQGQTAILHCKVAGNPSPNVRWLKNDAPVVQEPRRIIIRKTDYGSRLRIQDLDTTDTGYYQCVASNGMKTITATGVLFVRLGPTNSPNHNLQEDYHEDGFCQPYRGIACARIIGNRTIYVDSLQMQGEIENRITAAFTMIGTSTHLSDQCSQFAIPSFCHFVFPLCDERSRTPKPRELCRDECEVLENDLCRQEYNIARSNPLILMQLQLPKCEDLPRPDTLEAANCIRIGIPVERLSRYHQCYNGSGADYRGTVSVTKSGHICQHWDSQSPHNHDLTSTQFPELGGGHAYCRNPGGQMDGPWCFTKNKNVRMELCDIPSCSPRDNSKMGILYILVPSIAIPLVIACLFFLVCMCRNKQKASATTPQRRQLMASPSQDMEMPLINQHKQAKLKEINLSTVRFMEELGEERFGKVYKGHLFGTAPGEQTQAVAIKTLKDKAELSLREEFKHEAMMRSRLQHPNIVCLLGIVTKEQPISMIFSYCSHSDLHEFLVMRSPHSDVGSTDDDKTVKSTLEPADFFHIVTQIAAGMEYLSSHHVVHKDLATRNILVFDKLNVKISDLGLFREVYAADYYKLMGNSLLPIRWMSPEAIMYGKFSIDSDIWSYGVVLWEVFSYGLQPYCGYSNQDVIEMIRNRQVLPCPDDCPTWIYTLMLECWNEFPNRRPRFKDIHNRLRTWGNLSNYNSSAQTSGASNTTQTSSLSTSPVSNVSNARYIGPKQKTPAFPQPQFIQMKGQMRPMVPPPQLYIPVNGYQPMPAYGAYLPNFYSVQIPMQMAPQQMPPQIIPKPGSHHSGSGSTSTGYVTTAPSNASVADRAALLSEGTDDTNNGTEDIAQNPVQEEEEEEGSVPETELLGDNDTLQMDEAEIQSEA